One genomic region from Scomber scombrus chromosome 19, fScoSco1.1, whole genome shotgun sequence encodes:
- the pccb gene encoding propionyl-CoA carboxylase beta chain, mitochondrial — protein sequence MMAAFGVARSSCGLLNGLRISFRSLAQVKHGAVTPQTNLRQACRLYSVSHLSVRERIEEKRKAALVGGGQQRIDAQHKRGKLTARERVELLLDHESFVESDMFVEHRCSDFGMEQDRNKFPGDSVVTGRGRINGRLVYVFSQDFTVFGGSLSGAHAQKICKIMDQAMMVGAPVIGLNDSGGARIQEGVESLAGYADIFLRNVMASGVVPQISLIMGPCAGGAVYSPALTDFTFMVKDTSYLFITGPDVVKSVTNEDVTQEELGGAKTHTTVSGVAHRAFENDIEALLNLREFFNFLPLSNQDQPPIRECHDPSDRPVLSLDTIVPFESTKAYDMLDIIHAIVDEKDFFEIMPNYAKNIVVGFARMNGRTVGIVGNQPKVASGCLDINSSVKGARFVRFCDAFNIPIITFVDVPGFLPGTAQEYGGIIRHGAKLLYAFAEATVPKITVITRKAYGGAYDVMSSKHLRGDVNYAWPTAEVAVMGAKGAVQIIFRGKENQAEAEAEYVDKFANPFPAAVRGFVDDIIEPSTTRKKICNDLEVLASKKQVNPWKKHANIPL from the exons ATGATGGCGGCCTTCGGTGTGGCTCGCAGCAGCTGCGGACTGTTAAATGGGTTGAGGATATCTTTCAGGAGTTTGGCGCAAGTGAAACATGGCGCAGTCACACCGCAGACGAACCTCCGACAAGCCTGCCGCTTGTACTCGGTCAGCCACCTGTCAGTGAGGGAGAGGATCGAGGAGAAACGGAAGGCGGCGCTAGTCGGGGGAGGTCAGCAGAGAATTGATGCCCAACATAAAAGG GGTAAGCTGACAGCCAGGGAGCGAGTGGAGCTTTTGCTGGACCATGAATCCTTTGTGGAGTCGGACATGTTTGTGGAGCATCGCTGCTCCGACTTCGGCATGGAGCAGGACAGAAACAAG tTCCCAGGGGACAGCGTCGTGACAGGCCGGGGCAGGATCAACGGCCGTCTGGTTTATGTGTTCAGTCAG GACTTCACAGTGTTCGGTGGCAGTCTGTCTGGAGCTCATGCACAGAAGATCTGTAAG ATCATGGACCAGGCCATGATGGTTGGAGCCCCAGTCATCGGTTTGAACGACTCCGGAGGAGCTCGGATCCAGGAGGGAGTGGAGTCTCTGGCCGGATATGCAGATATTTTCCTG AGGAATGTGATGGCTTCAGGAGTCGTCCCTCAGATCTCTCTCATCATGGGCCCCTGTGCAGGAGGAGCTGTCTACTCTCCCGCCCTGACAGACTTCACCTTCATGGTTAAG gacacATCATACCTGTTCATCACAGGACCAGATGTTGTGAAGTCTGTCACCAATGAAGATGTGACTCAAGAGGAGCTGGGCGGAGCCAAGACGCACACCACCGTGTCTG GTGTGGCTCACCGTGCATTTGAGAATGACATTGAAGCCCTGCTCAACCTGCGAGAGTTCTTCAACTTCCTTCCACTCAGCAATCAGGACCAGCCCCCCATCAGAGAGTGCCACGACCCCAG CGACCGTCCTGTTCTTTCATTGGATACCATCGTCCCCTTCGAGTCAACTAAAGCCTATGACATGTTGGACATCATTCATGCA ATCGTAGATGAGAAGGACTTTTTTGAGATCATGCCCAACTACGCCAAAAACATTGTGGTGGGATTTGCCCGCATGAATGGACGCACCGTAGGAATTGTGGGTAACCAGCCTAAAGTGGCTTCTG GTTGTTTGGACATCAACTCCTCTGTGAAGGGAGCCCGTTTTGTACGCTTCTGTGATGCTTTCAACATTCCCATCATCACCTTTGTGGATGTGCCAGGCTTCCTGCCAG GTACCGCTCAGGAGTACGGAGGCATCATCAGACACGGAGCCAAACTGCTGTATGCCTTTGCAGAGGCCACCGTCCCAAAAATAACCGTCATCAcaagaaag gcTTATGGAGGAGCCTATGACGTGATGAGCTCCAAACACCTGAGAGGAGATGTGAATTACGCCTGGCCCACAGCTGAGGTTGCTGTTATGGGTGCCAAG GGTGCTGTTCAGATTATCTTCAGAGGGAAGGAGAACCAGGCGGAGGCAGAGGCCGAATATGTGGACAAGTTCGCCAACCCGTTCCCAGCTGCTGTCAGAG GTTTCGTGGACGATATCATCGAGCCATCGACCACTCGCAAGAAGATCTGTAACGATCTGGAGGTGCTGGCCAGCAAGAAGCAGGTCAACCCCTGGAAGAAACACGCCAACATTCCTCTGTGA